Part of the Antechinus flavipes isolate AdamAnt ecotype Samford, QLD, Australia chromosome 2, AdamAnt_v2, whole genome shotgun sequence genome is shown below.
TGGAGCTTGAGCAACTGGAAGGGAAGCGGGCGGAGCTGAACGCCCGAGTGGAAGAGGGCTGGTTCTCCCTTTCTAAGACTCGCTATGCAATGGGAGCCAAGGCCGTCAGTCCCCTTCAATATAGCTCCTCGATGGCTCCCCTCTTCCGGGTCTGCGCCAACGAGCCGGAGCCTGGTCGGCCTGAGTTCGAGGTGGTTTTTACCAAAGTGGGGTCACCGAAAGAGTCGAGCCCCAAGGAGGACCAAGGTGTGATTGATGGGGAGCCGAAGTCCGAGTCTCCGGTGCTGCGGAGGCGGCAGCAATCTCACGCGTCACCACCGCAGCCCACCCCGCCCACACCCGCCACTGAGACCTCTGTTGAGCAGGACCCCCTGACCTGGTTTGGGATCTTGGTGCCCCAGAGTCTGCGACAGGCCCAGGGAAGTTTCCGGGCAGCCCTACTAATAGCTGGGGAAATTGCGGGGCTCCAGAGCCGAATCGAGTGGGAAAGAGCCCAGATTCAAGCCCTACTACAGGAGAAACGGAAGCTGCTTGAACAGATGATGGTGGAATGAactcattttctaaaatttagaaTCCATATAAATTATTTAGTCTCTTGTTTGATGACtctcaaaagaaaaagtttaaaataaaactttttccttttctggagaAAATGACACATTTCTTCTGCCTGTCAAAGTTCCCGCCGTCCcattaaagaattaaatataaaaatcaaaatatcttgGGTAAGATGAAATACATAGTTTTCCATCGTCGTACATGACTCGGAAACATCAGGAAATAAGCTGATGCGCATGTAGTCGTGGCAGTCATAGGCTCCTTTTTGCCAAGGATTGCCATAACCTAAACTTTGTTATTTGAAAAAttctagtaatattttattaatattctgtTACTGAATGTAAATGGGTGGGGACCGGAAAGAACTGAGACCAGAGGGAAATTAAACactcaaaagagaaatttcatattACCCATTACACATCAGCATGTATGAAATGAAGCATTTCTTTGGTGATTGATGCTTAGAAATTGAAAATGTCAAAGGTAAGTTGGTGGTACAAGAGCCATAGAATGCTTATAATCAAAAATCCTTAACCAGTGCAGGCCCTTTCTATAtaaatggaagaagaagaaaaacagagctctatataattataatgaacaaaTGTGGATGCATTAAAAAGGTGAGGAAATACATCTCTTTACCTAattggaggggggaggaggaagttaTCCTCCAATCCATGAGTCTGTCAGATTCAGTTGTATTTATTTCTGcagaactactttttttttttgcttttgctttttttttttttttttttttttttttttgctttagcaaGGATGAACAGCCTGGCTGTTGGGAGATGGGgtgggagaaaagataaaatctaTTCAGAAttaaaggtgatataaaaacaaaagacattaataaaaaaaattatagcaaaagtATCCTTAAAGAATTCAGAAGGCCTTATGAggttttttccattctctttaaAAGGATTCATTGCCATTGCTCTCCAAAGCCTCATATTTTTAGAtactttgaaaaatcaaaatagttttaaaacagtgtcctaaaaatgaaataatttctttagttCAAATAACATTcaagagcaaaaaaagaagataacTGTAACATTGGCAAAGTCACTGTCACTTTGGTAGAGGTCATTTTGTACTAAAATTCATTATCAGTAAAAATCCTAGTTGCTTACTAAACCAATATTGTGTCTGCATATGAATGGTGTCTGTGAGAAATGAAGATAAGAAGGAAGTTTACCCAACAATTCTAGAATAGAAAATCAGTATTATACTTACCCACCAACCCCAGAGCTTGAAAATTGTTAGCATCGATAAAGGGAATGTAACCATGATTTCTGatactaatttaatttttaaatcatcttagTCTAAAAGTCTTTGAGGAGAGTTAAAGAAGCTTAAACTACTTGAAGCAgaattcaaaggacaaaagaagtaatgggagaaagagaaaggaaaacagaaaaaaaaattttttttaacatcaaaaaTGAGctaaggggggaaggggaggaaaggtgAATAATTTGTTTTGGGGAGTTTGGGTAGTTTCAACTTTATAAGTTGAAAGTACCAGACAAACACTTCAGGTGTTAAGCTAGTGGCACCAGGATCATAGAATAACCACCCCATCTGAACTAGGGTTTTTTCAAGCAATTCATAATAATTCTTTTGTGCATCATAAGTACATCTTCTATACATGATT
Proteins encoded:
- the LOC127549170 gene encoding coiled-coil domain-containing protein 115-like, with the translated sequence MAETAAGSKPSPTPAAPAAGALQALCTQLDDHVVQLFLELEQLEGKRAELNARVEEGWFSLSKTRYAMGAKAVSPLQYSSSMAPLFRVCANEPEPGRPEFEVVFTKVGSPKESSPKEDQGVIDGEPKSESPVLRRRQQSHASPPQPTPPTPATETSVEQDPLTWFGILVPQSLRQAQGSFRAALLIAGEIAGLQSRIEWERAQIQALLQEKRKLLEQMMVE